One segment of Chthonomonas sp. DNA contains the following:
- a CDS encoding acyl-CoA dehydrogenase family protein, whose protein sequence is MDFALTQEHELIRESAYEFGQKEILPGLAERDRAHESDPSMLKKMGDAGFLGVCIPAKYGGMGADYIALGIVCEELERADSTARVAMSVHVGLHSMTLMQWGSEAQKDRWLPDLATGKRVAGFGLTEPNAGSDAANMKTTARRDGDHYVIDGSKTWISLADYADQFLIITRLAETTAKAPYAAFIVDRNTPGLTSRAIKGKLGVRAGNTGELFFENMRVPADCMLGQEGDGFKIAMSALDHGRYTVASGAVGIITACLDACTQYSMDRKVQGEPIGSKQLVQQMIASMVQGREIGRLLYQKVGWMKNIGLRHTQECSMAKWTNCANAFDAANKAIEIHGAYGYCDEFPVERYFRNSRGAIIYEGTHEIHTIMQAEYELGLRVDKPLARTLPTYPFD, encoded by the coding sequence ATGGACTTTGCCCTGACGCAAGAGCACGAGCTGATCAGAGAATCTGCCTACGAGTTTGGCCAGAAGGAGATCCTTCCCGGCCTCGCCGAGCGCGACCGAGCGCACGAAAGCGACCCTTCCATGCTCAAGAAGATGGGAGACGCCGGATTCCTTGGAGTGTGTATCCCGGCGAAGTATGGCGGTATGGGCGCAGACTACATCGCTCTCGGCATCGTTTGCGAAGAACTTGAGCGCGCCGACTCGACGGCCCGTGTGGCGATGAGCGTCCACGTGGGTCTGCACTCCATGACTCTCATGCAATGGGGATCCGAGGCTCAGAAAGATCGGTGGCTGCCTGACTTGGCCACCGGCAAGCGCGTTGCGGGATTTGGACTTACCGAACCGAATGCAGGCTCGGACGCAGCCAACATGAAGACCACCGCTCGCCGCGATGGCGACCACTACGTCATTGACGGCAGCAAAACTTGGATTTCGCTGGCCGACTACGCCGACCAGTTCTTGATCATCACGCGGCTCGCAGAAACGACCGCCAAAGCACCGTACGCCGCATTCATCGTCGATCGCAACACCCCCGGCCTCACGAGCCGTGCCATCAAGGGCAAGCTAGGCGTTCGCGCTGGCAATACGGGCGAACTCTTCTTCGAGAACATGCGCGTTCCTGCAGACTGCATGCTCGGCCAGGAGGGTGACGGATTCAAGATCGCAATGAGCGCGCTTGATCACGGCCGGTACACGGTCGCCTCGGGTGCAGTTGGCATCATCACCGCATGTTTGGACGCGTGCACTCAGTACAGCATGGACCGCAAGGTCCAAGGCGAGCCTATTGGGTCGAAGCAGCTAGTTCAGCAGATGATCGCGAGCATGGTCCAGGGCCGCGAAATTGGCCGGTTGCTGTACCAGAAGGTCGGCTGGATGAAGAACATCGGACTGCGCCACACCCAAGAGTGCAGCATGGCCAAGTGGACGAACTGCGCGAACGCATTTGATGCAGCGAACAAGGCGATTGAGATCCACGGTGCCTACGGCTACTGTGACGAATTCCCCGTCGAGCGGTACTTCCGCAATTCCCGCGGCGCAATCATCTACGAAGGAACTCACGAGATCCACACGATCATGCAAGCCGAATACGAACTCGGACTGCGAGTCGATAAGCCTCTCGCACGTACGCTACCGACGTACCCGTTCGACTGA
- the rpoZ gene encoding DNA-directed RNA polymerase subunit omega encodes MTSQQGPDLPLADILNDYEYGQFVLSNLAARRAKQLKDGAPPLVRCESNHPITIALAEIAQGKIRPILGVEEIDSAAVEADLNAAISDETVPAEFGILLPSLDEIGHDELMDEVDHEDDHDPSEEPAASLTDLLEDDVTVESESSEEGESLSLDDLAEKENDEEDPDAHD; translated from the coding sequence ATGACTTCCCAACAAGGCCCCGATCTGCCACTTGCAGACATCCTCAACGACTACGAGTACGGTCAGTTTGTTCTCTCGAACTTGGCTGCGCGCCGAGCAAAGCAGTTGAAGGATGGTGCCCCTCCCTTGGTGCGTTGCGAATCCAATCACCCGATCACGATTGCGCTGGCCGAAATCGCCCAGGGCAAGATTCGACCGATCCTGGGTGTGGAAGAGATCGACTCCGCCGCTGTGGAAGCCGATTTGAACGCCGCCATCAGCGACGAGACCGTGCCCGCAGAATTTGGAATCCTACTTCCTTCACTGGACGAAATCGGACATGACGAGCTCATGGACGAAGTTGACCACGAGGACGATCACGATCCATCTGAGGAACCTGCCGCGAGCCTTACGGACCTGCTCGAGGACGACGTGACCGTCGAGTCCGAGTCCTCCGAAGAGGGCGAATCGCTTTCGTTGGATGACCTCGCCGAGAAGGAGAACGACGAGGAAGATCCGGACGCGCACGACTAA
- the ispH gene encoding 4-hydroxy-3-methylbut-2-enyl diphosphate reductase — protein sequence MEKILLAAPRGFCAGVAFAIEVVDLALKIHGAPVYVRHAIVHNEYVVRSFESRGVIFVENIEDIPAGSVVVFSAHGVSPAVRAAAAERNLTVIDATCPLVTKVHNEAKRFASKDYHFIYIGHRGHVEAEGTMGEAPGRMYLVETPEEAEELQIPDHEKLAVLTQTTLSVDEVQATMAVLKRRFPHLDTPAKEDICFATTNRQAAVRRMAGECDLVIVVGSQTSSNSNRLREVAESLGAEAHLILSVDQVQQHWRTDYKTVGITSGASTPETLVEDIIGALIQDQPQTPIEILETVKEDVKFLPPRDLIQLALASS from the coding sequence GTGGAAAAGATCCTGCTCGCCGCGCCACGAGGGTTCTGCGCTGGAGTCGCCTTTGCGATCGAAGTTGTGGACCTGGCCCTCAAGATTCACGGAGCACCCGTGTACGTGCGGCACGCGATCGTGCACAACGAGTACGTCGTGCGCAGCTTTGAATCGCGAGGGGTCATCTTTGTTGAGAACATCGAAGACATTCCGGCGGGATCGGTGGTCGTGTTCAGCGCGCACGGCGTGTCGCCCGCCGTTCGAGCCGCCGCCGCGGAGCGTAACCTCACCGTGATCGACGCCACCTGCCCGCTCGTGACCAAGGTTCACAACGAAGCGAAACGGTTCGCCTCCAAGGACTACCACTTCATCTACATCGGCCATCGTGGACACGTGGAAGCCGAGGGAACGATGGGCGAGGCACCGGGACGGATGTATCTGGTCGAGACTCCGGAGGAAGCAGAAGAGCTTCAGATTCCCGACCATGAGAAGCTGGCAGTGCTTACTCAGACGACCTTGAGCGTCGATGAGGTGCAGGCCACGATGGCGGTTCTGAAGCGTCGTTTCCCGCACCTGGATACTCCGGCCAAAGAGGACATTTGCTTCGCCACGACAAACCGACAAGCCGCCGTTCGCCGCATGGCTGGAGAGTGCGATCTTGTCATTGTCGTCGGGAGCCAAACTTCCTCCAACTCAAATCGACTGAGGGAAGTGGCCGAGTCGCTCGGGGCCGAGGCCCACTTGATCCTGTCCGTGGACCAGGTCCAACAGCACTGGCGCACAGACTATAAGACGGTAGGGATCACCAGTGGGGCATCTACTCCGGAGACGCTCGTCGAAGACATCATTGGAGCGCTGATTCAGGATCAGCCGCAGACGCCCATCGAGATTCTCGAAACCGTAAAGGAAGACGTCAAGTTCCTTCCTCCGCGGGACCTTATCCAGCTCGCCTTGGCAAGCTCATGA
- the dnaJ gene encoding molecular chaperone DnaJ yields the protein MAKDLYEVLGVPRDASAADIKSAFRKLARQYHPDLNPGNAEAEERFKEINQAYEVLSDEQARARYDQYGSADPQQDPFFRGGGAGGGINIEDIFESFFGGAGGRRQQGPGRDGDDLRADAAINLEDVLTATEQRVKYRRMAACPECKGTGAEGGTKPDTCSECRGSGQVTRVQQTFIGQVRTSTTCPTCNGEGVVVKNRCKKCNGRRLIAQDEELTVTIPAGVSDGAQMRVPGKGSDGVLGGQAGDLYVFITIRPDERFRRNGTNLETAVELSYAQAALGDEFEIDGVGEQVSLTVGPGTQPGETLRVRGSGLPPLHGGTRGDLYVRVTVRIPKKVSDAEEKLIRELAALQGEDAPAGSSGILGGLFKKKK from the coding sequence ATGGCGAAAGATCTCTACGAGGTCTTAGGCGTTCCACGCGATGCATCGGCAGCGGACATCAAGTCTGCTTTCCGCAAGCTGGCGCGTCAGTATCACCCGGATCTGAACCCGGGCAACGCCGAAGCCGAAGAGCGGTTCAAAGAGATCAACCAAGCGTACGAAGTCCTCTCCGACGAGCAAGCTCGTGCGCGCTATGACCAGTACGGTTCCGCCGATCCCCAGCAAGATCCATTCTTCCGAGGCGGAGGCGCTGGCGGCGGCATCAACATCGAGGACATCTTCGAGTCGTTCTTCGGTGGAGCCGGTGGGAGACGCCAACAGGGCCCGGGCCGAGACGGAGATGATCTCCGTGCCGATGCAGCCATCAACCTCGAAGACGTGCTAACCGCGACCGAGCAACGCGTCAAGTACCGCCGGATGGCAGCCTGCCCCGAGTGCAAAGGCACCGGAGCCGAGGGCGGCACCAAGCCAGACACGTGCTCGGAGTGCCGAGGGTCCGGCCAGGTGACTCGAGTTCAACAAACCTTCATCGGCCAAGTCCGCACTTCAACCACTTGCCCAACGTGTAACGGCGAAGGCGTGGTCGTGAAGAACCGCTGTAAGAAGTGTAATGGCCGAAGGCTCATCGCGCAAGACGAAGAGCTAACCGTCACCATTCCCGCTGGAGTGTCGGATGGCGCACAAATGCGGGTCCCTGGAAAGGGCTCCGACGGAGTTTTGGGTGGCCAAGCAGGCGATCTGTATGTCTTCATCACCATCCGACCCGACGAGCGATTCCGGCGCAACGGTACAAACCTGGAGACCGCGGTAGAGCTGAGCTATGCGCAGGCAGCCCTTGGGGATGAGTTTGAGATTGACGGCGTGGGCGAGCAGGTCAGCCTCACCGTCGGCCCTGGAACCCAACCAGGAGAGACGTTGCGGGTACGAGGCTCGGGCCTCCCGCCACTCCACGGGGGAACTCGCGGAGACCTCTACGTCCGCGTCACCGTTCGGATACCGAAGAAGGTGTCTGATGCTGAGGAGAAGCTCATCCGTGAGCTCGCCGCGCTGCAAGGCGAAGACGCTCCCGCCGGTTCTTCCGGTATCCTCGGCGGGCTTTTCAAGAAGAAGAAATGA
- the infB gene encoding translation initiation factor IF-2 — protein sequence MQQQIESFAKTLGATPGQVERVLDELGVAISDGAFESDEETLELISEAVREAVSNKTINLTSGATLRDVAHALGVSQSEVQKKLVSDLKVMATLTTSLKDDVVEKLVKAFGFNVSWGGEVAKPEPKLNVPSVKKPAKPAGDQKRPPVVTILGHVDHGKTSLLDYIRKANVAAKEAGGITQHIGAYQVSLPEGKISFLDTPGHAAFTAMRARGAQVTDIAILVVAADDGIMPQTIEAISHVKNADVPMIVAVNKIDKPGANPDRVLQQLTEHQVIAEAYGGQTIVCPVSALTGEGVPQLLEMILLQADVMELKADPHADLEGVVIEAKVDRGRGPVATVLVKNGTLRIGDAVVVGQNYGKIKAMTDHRGERLKEAGPSMPAEILGLDDVPTAGDKVEPAEDERSARAIATERADEARRKSLSGQVKRRTFQDLKNQLVTGEIKDLNLVVKADVQGSVEAVRGMLEKIENDEVQVKVIHSAVGSITESDILLASAADAIVIGFNSKPEGNAKNEAERKGVEIRQYRIIYELIEDIERAVKGMLEPKYEENYLGTVEIRVRFQFGRKGIIAGCYVTDGKVVRNAKCRVTRGKELVHEGTIGSLKHLKDDVKEVTMGMECGITFETWAAFAEGDMIEAYEMVRIND from the coding sequence ATGCAGCAACAGATTGAGAGTTTTGCCAAGACCCTAGGGGCGACGCCGGGTCAAGTCGAGCGCGTCTTGGACGAGCTGGGCGTCGCGATTTCCGACGGGGCGTTCGAGTCGGACGAGGAGACCCTTGAACTGATTTCGGAGGCCGTCCGCGAAGCGGTCTCGAACAAGACAATCAATCTCACTTCCGGGGCGACCCTCCGCGATGTGGCGCATGCGCTCGGCGTCTCGCAAAGCGAGGTTCAAAAGAAGCTTGTCAGCGACCTGAAGGTCATGGCCACGCTCACGACATCGCTCAAGGATGATGTGGTCGAGAAGCTGGTCAAGGCATTCGGGTTCAACGTGTCGTGGGGCGGGGAAGTGGCCAAGCCAGAGCCCAAGCTAAACGTCCCCTCAGTCAAGAAGCCAGCTAAGCCAGCGGGCGACCAGAAGCGACCGCCGGTCGTGACGATCCTCGGGCACGTTGACCATGGCAAGACTTCGCTTTTGGATTACATCCGCAAGGCAAACGTGGCCGCCAAGGAGGCCGGAGGCATCACCCAACACATCGGTGCCTACCAGGTCAGCCTGCCAGAAGGGAAGATTTCGTTCCTTGACACTCCCGGCCACGCCGCATTCACCGCGATGCGCGCCCGGGGTGCCCAGGTCACCGATATTGCCATCCTCGTCGTTGCGGCGGATGACGGCATCATGCCGCAGACCATCGAAGCGATCAGCCACGTCAAGAACGCCGACGTGCCGATGATTGTTGCCGTGAACAAAATTGACAAGCCCGGTGCGAATCCGGATCGGGTTTTGCAACAGCTCACCGAGCACCAGGTGATTGCGGAAGCGTACGGTGGTCAAACGATCGTTTGCCCAGTCTCCGCTCTTACGGGTGAAGGCGTGCCCCAGCTCCTGGAAATGATCCTGCTCCAAGCGGACGTGATGGAGCTGAAGGCCGACCCGCATGCGGACCTCGAAGGGGTCGTCATCGAAGCGAAGGTAGACCGTGGCCGAGGACCGGTTGCGACCGTACTCGTTAAGAACGGGACTTTGCGCATCGGCGATGCAGTCGTTGTGGGCCAGAACTACGGAAAGATCAAGGCGATGACAGACCATCGTGGCGAGCGGCTGAAAGAGGCCGGTCCGTCGATGCCCGCCGAGATCCTTGGTCTCGACGATGTACCCACCGCGGGTGACAAAGTTGAGCCCGCCGAGGACGAGCGATCTGCGCGCGCAATCGCCACTGAACGAGCCGACGAAGCACGTCGCAAGAGTTTGAGCGGGCAAGTCAAGCGCCGCACGTTCCAGGATCTCAAGAATCAGCTCGTCACCGGCGAAATCAAGGACTTGAACTTGGTCGTGAAGGCCGACGTGCAGGGAAGTGTTGAAGCTGTCCGTGGCATGCTCGAGAAGATCGAGAACGATGAAGTCCAAGTGAAGGTCATTCACTCTGCCGTCGGCTCGATCACGGAAAGCGACATCCTGCTCGCCTCGGCTGCCGATGCCATCGTGATCGGATTCAACTCCAAACCGGAAGGGAACGCCAAGAACGAAGCCGAGAGGAAGGGTGTGGAAATCCGGCAGTACCGGATCATCTACGAACTCATTGAGGATATCGAGCGCGCAGTCAAGGGCATGCTCGAACCGAAGTACGAGGAGAACTATCTCGGCACGGTTGAGATCCGCGTCCGATTCCAGTTCGGTCGCAAAGGCATCATCGCTGGCTGCTACGTCACGGACGGCAAGGTCGTCCGAAACGCAAAATGCCGCGTAACGCGAGGGAAGGAGCTTGTCCACGAGGGAACCATCGGTTCTCTCAAGCACCTGAAGGACGACGTCAAGGAAGTCACCATGGGAATGGAGTGCGGTATCACGTTCGAAACGTGGGCAGCCTTTGCTGAGGGAGACATGATTGAGGCGTACGAAATGGTTCGGATCAACGACTGA
- the nusA gene encoding transcription termination/antitermination protein NusA: MDIFGHLNQIAQERDIPVEELVHELEEALAASYKRYVAARDGSVTVHLDAKKGWTCNIQKEIVGEVLDPSIQMSLLDARKRKADAEIGDFIDVEVDPNRFGRIAAQTAKQVLTQKLREAENRKIHDTFSEKLNDVVSGTVMRREDTVVFIQVNRVEAELPKWEQVPTEPYRLNDRIRVYVLRVDDSRRGLKVIVSRTHPNLLRKLFELEVPEIADGIVVIHGVAREAGQRSKVAVASTDERVDAVGACVGPRGSRVQSIVDELYDEKIDIVPFSDDPKTYIMNALSPAKVNNIKLDEEARSAFVVVPDGQLSLAIGKGGQNVRLAARLTEWKIDIRSESQLAAEASEKKPAGGEQ; this comes from the coding sequence ATGGATATCTTTGGACACCTCAATCAGATTGCGCAGGAGCGAGACATTCCCGTCGAAGAGCTTGTACACGAACTGGAAGAGGCGCTGGCAGCTTCGTACAAGCGGTACGTGGCAGCACGTGACGGTTCCGTCACCGTTCACCTAGATGCGAAGAAGGGATGGACATGCAACATCCAGAAGGAAATCGTGGGTGAAGTCCTCGACCCATCGATCCAGATGAGCCTGTTGGATGCGCGGAAGCGAAAAGCAGATGCAGAGATCGGCGACTTTATCGACGTTGAAGTGGACCCGAACCGCTTCGGACGGATCGCAGCCCAGACCGCCAAGCAAGTTTTGACTCAGAAGCTGCGGGAAGCCGAGAATCGCAAGATCCACGACACGTTCAGCGAGAAGCTGAATGACGTCGTGAGCGGTACCGTGATGCGCCGCGAGGACACCGTTGTTTTCATCCAAGTCAACCGCGTTGAGGCTGAGCTGCCCAAGTGGGAGCAGGTCCCTACCGAGCCATACCGACTGAACGACCGGATTCGCGTGTACGTCTTGCGTGTGGACGACAGCCGCCGCGGTTTGAAGGTGATCGTTTCGCGCACCCACCCGAACTTGCTCCGCAAGCTTTTCGAGTTGGAAGTGCCAGAGATCGCCGACGGAATCGTCGTCATCCATGGCGTGGCCCGCGAAGCCGGTCAGCGCAGCAAGGTGGCCGTGGCCTCGACCGACGAGCGCGTAGACGCAGTGGGTGCCTGTGTGGGCCCGCGCGGCAGTCGCGTGCAGTCGATCGTGGACGAACTTTACGACGAGAAGATCGATATTGTGCCGTTCAGCGATGATCCGAAGACCTACATCATGAACGCGCTCAGTCCAGCAAAGGTAAACAATATCAAGCTGGATGAGGAAGCACGCAGTGCGTTTGTCGTGGTGCCCGATGGACAGCTTTCGCTGGCCATTGGCAAGGGCGGGCAGAATGTCCGACTCGCCGCTCGACTTACCGAATGGAAAATTGACATCCGCAGCGAGTCCCAGCTGGCGGCGGAAGCCAGCGAGAAGAAGCCAGCAGGCGGGGAGCAATGA
- a CDS encoding LPS-assembly protein LptD translates to MAARQVSAEVRPALPTDSTLMIEFAGTQTYDAETQIVECRGGVVAHYGPTTLRAETLILNYQTKQGEATGEVVLEDPEGTLWTKNLKFDWGKGTGTAEDVVIKGAGMNGRVARVEISPEKWTLFGVYGSPSGRRTPDIALRSARIVLSPGRRGVMQSPQIILFGKPLPKLPTSTFSLDKRVGGLRIPAISFRRKSGLGVTWSSGFLLGENLALSAAYSAFPSTLPTAEVALTRSSVPPSKATGFITPRTELAERANNGYMNNIVVQHPADEDNRLRSELQNLTVLSSWNLGTSARLSDQSSVSKAWELSAEHGGGVAGFGAFAQARVHQIRESSETPWRVRSIVNGTLQTPVVKIGKVAELRLRADALATAGGGDGGFGWIRGEAGVSFRPQRYVRLGAAYVRGKEYGSPLFLMDRLYSREALHVRGDLLLGNIWVSSLMKYDVKRSHWYDTEFGFSFVAGSFEPYITTRLFPRETRIGFRLRIDLLMGKLTSRSQKRPSSRDGAKSKSRE, encoded by the coding sequence ATGGCTGCACGGCAAGTGTCCGCCGAGGTGCGTCCGGCGCTACCTACCGACTCGACCCTAATGATCGAGTTTGCGGGAACCCAGACGTACGATGCAGAAACTCAGATCGTCGAATGCCGCGGCGGGGTCGTCGCGCACTACGGACCCACGACGCTGCGCGCGGAGACCTTGATTCTCAACTACCAAACCAAGCAGGGCGAGGCAACAGGCGAGGTCGTTTTGGAGGATCCTGAGGGAACTCTTTGGACGAAGAACCTAAAGTTTGATTGGGGGAAAGGGACCGGGACCGCCGAGGATGTCGTCATCAAGGGCGCGGGCATGAATGGCCGCGTTGCCCGGGTCGAAATCTCCCCAGAGAAGTGGACTCTGTTCGGGGTGTACGGGAGCCCAAGCGGACGCCGAACTCCCGATATCGCCTTACGTTCAGCCCGCATCGTGCTTTCTCCGGGGCGGCGTGGGGTGATGCAAAGTCCACAAATCATTCTCTTCGGTAAGCCGCTACCAAAACTGCCGACCAGCACATTCTCGCTGGACAAACGTGTGGGAGGCTTGCGAATTCCCGCGATTTCGTTCCGGCGAAAGTCCGGGCTCGGCGTTACCTGGTCGAGCGGATTCTTGCTTGGGGAGAACCTCGCGTTGAGCGCGGCCTACAGCGCATTTCCATCGACCCTGCCAACAGCCGAAGTCGCACTGACCCGCAGTTCAGTCCCGCCCTCCAAAGCCACTGGTTTCATAACGCCACGCACGGAACTCGCGGAACGCGCGAATAACGGTTACATGAACAACATTGTGGTGCAGCATCCGGCCGATGAAGATAACCGGCTTCGCTCGGAGCTCCAGAACCTTACGGTGCTGAGCAGTTGGAACCTCGGGACGTCTGCTCGCCTGTCCGATCAGTCGTCGGTGAGCAAAGCGTGGGAACTATCCGCGGAGCACGGCGGGGGAGTCGCTGGTTTCGGTGCATTTGCGCAAGCCCGGGTGCATCAGATTCGCGAGAGCTCCGAGACTCCGTGGCGAGTGAGATCAATTGTGAATGGCACGCTCCAGACGCCAGTAGTCAAGATTGGCAAAGTGGCCGAGTTGCGACTGCGCGCCGACGCGCTTGCGACTGCGGGCGGCGGAGATGGCGGGTTTGGCTGGATCCGCGGCGAGGCAGGGGTCTCGTTCAGGCCGCAACGATATGTACGCCTCGGTGCCGCCTACGTTCGCGGGAAGGAGTATGGCTCGCCATTGTTCTTGATGGACCGGCTGTACTCACGTGAGGCGCTTCATGTTCGGGGTGACCTGCTGCTCGGCAACATCTGGGTTTCGAGTCTGATGAAGTACGACGTTAAGCGAAGTCACTGGTATGACACCGAGTTCGGTTTCAGCTTTGTCGCCGGTAGTTTTGAACCGTACATCACCACACGGCTTTTCCCACGCGAGACGCGAATCGGGTTCCGCCTCCGCATCGATCTACTGATGGGCAAGCTCACAAGTCGGTCCCAGAAACGACCAAGCTCCCGCGATGGAGCAAAGTCCAAGTCGCGGGAGTAG
- a CDS encoding YlxR family protein produces the protein MPEPAADPIRSCIACRNRASQSALIRVRPDWAARLMFSKASSGRSAYVCASVECIDKVAKSSQLARAMRKQVSREDQDWIVDALRSELR, from the coding sequence TTGCCCGAGCCAGCAGCCGATCCGATAAGGTCATGCATCGCATGTCGTAACAGGGCATCACAGTCCGCTCTGATACGGGTGCGTCCAGACTGGGCGGCCCGTCTTATGTTTAGTAAGGCGTCGTCCGGACGTTCGGCATACGTGTGTGCGAGCGTCGAATGCATCGATAAGGTGGCAAAGTCCAGCCAACTGGCCCGGGCTATGCGCAAGCAAGTATCGCGTGAGGATCAGGACTGGATTGTCGATGCGTTAAGGAGCGAGTTAAGGTGA
- a CDS encoding PEP-CTERM sorting domain-containing protein encodes MKLSLVAVAVSIGWVANASIVTLGTGDVLVGNRPLNLLVNGSFEADAGLYPNGSYWATGTSLTPGMSLTGWSASGQVGSYARWGNDGGSTLAGSAPIPHGQNALYFGAGIMAGVSPYPNIDVNTGYVTFSSAPSITPKPTSGPVTLSQTLTGLVTTDTYLLDFWASGEDANTQSYPELGFFGVDLTGESTLYFAAPNGSAPLGKKQRYQVYFKPSASTVTLTFTNWGHFFNAQGAFSTELVLDDVIVNRQPVPEPATLAALGLGLAVLVCRRK; translated from the coding sequence GTGAAGCTTAGTCTTGTCGCCGTCGCTGTGTCGATCGGATGGGTGGCGAATGCCTCGATTGTCACGTTGGGAACTGGTGACGTGCTCGTCGGCAATCGTCCGCTGAATCTTCTGGTCAACGGAAGTTTCGAAGCCGATGCGGGACTCTATCCAAACGGCTCGTACTGGGCGACTGGGACCAGCCTCACCCCGGGCATGTCGCTGACTGGCTGGAGCGCGAGTGGTCAGGTCGGATCGTACGCACGCTGGGGTAACGATGGCGGATCGACGCTAGCGGGGAGTGCACCGATTCCCCATGGCCAAAATGCGCTTTACTTCGGCGCAGGAATCATGGCGGGGGTCTCGCCCTATCCAAACATTGATGTGAACACCGGCTACGTGACCTTCTCTTCGGCTCCGTCCATCACTCCGAAGCCCACGAGCGGGCCGGTGACGCTCTCACAGACGCTTACTGGACTGGTGACCACGGACACCTATCTTCTGGACTTCTGGGCCTCCGGAGAGGACGCCAACACCCAGTCGTATCCAGAGCTGGGCTTCTTCGGCGTCGATCTGACAGGCGAATCGACGCTCTACTTCGCTGCGCCGAACGGTTCCGCTCCGCTTGGAAAGAAGCAACGCTACCAAGTCTACTTCAAGCCTAGCGCATCGACCGTCACACTGACGTTTACGAACTGGGGCCATTTCTTCAACGCTCAGGGGGCTTTCAGTACTGAATTGGTATTGGACGATGTGATTGTCAATCGTCAGCCCGTCCCCGAGCCAGCGACCCTGGCTGCTCTGGGGCTAGGGCTTGCCGTCCTCGTTTGCCGCCGAAAGTAA
- the folB gene encoding dihydroneopterin aldolase — protein sequence MTVFIRGIEVYAHHGVTAEERAVGHRYIADLEFEVKDGVAGTDDISATVDYGDAGITAAETIQETQFKTVEYLAHIVAGKLLDRYPQATSVQISLAKRLPPAPLIAETAGVTLRMTRGSS from the coding sequence ATGACAGTATTTATACGAGGAATTGAGGTTTACGCCCACCACGGCGTAACGGCCGAGGAGAGAGCGGTTGGTCATCGCTACATCGCTGATCTTGAGTTCGAAGTCAAGGACGGTGTAGCTGGAACGGACGACATCAGCGCGACCGTAGACTACGGCGACGCCGGGATCACCGCTGCTGAGACCATTCAGGAAACGCAGTTCAAGACCGTCGAGTATCTGGCGCACATCGTGGCGGGAAAGCTACTCGATCGATACCCTCAGGCCACGAGCGTGCAGATAAGCCTTGCCAAGCGATTACCACCCGCCCCGCTCATCGCCGAGACAGCTGGCGTCACCCTGCGCATGACGCGCGGCAGTTCATGA
- the prmA gene encoding 50S ribosomal protein L11 methyltransferase: MKVWTQITATLDQAPEDWSRIHDLFERHGIGGTVQSDTPPTMSGYLFEPTEDELQALTTSLREAAADVTISEVPEEDWSESWKQFFVPRRIGKRFVIRPTWEEFASGPDDLVIVLDPGQSFGTGDHPTTRMCLELLETLPVQGVSVADVGCGSGVLSIGAGLLGAASIHAGDIEASCVISTLENAERNGIALMAAESKGFDDFPPGEYDLVLSNIISAALIRLAPETATRVKSGGSWIVSGVIDGNWPDVLEAAERAGFILVERKQENEWTAAHFRR; the protein is encoded by the coding sequence ATGAAAGTCTGGACTCAGATCACCGCAACATTGGATCAAGCCCCCGAAGATTGGTCCCGAATCCACGACCTCTTTGAGCGACATGGCATCGGCGGCACGGTCCAGTCGGACACACCTCCGACCATGAGCGGTTACCTTTTTGAACCCACCGAAGACGAGCTTCAAGCGCTCACCACCTCTCTCCGGGAAGCCGCCGCTGATGTCACCATCTCCGAGGTACCCGAGGAGGATTGGTCCGAAAGCTGGAAGCAGTTCTTCGTACCACGCCGAATTGGCAAGCGCTTCGTCATCCGCCCAACGTGGGAGGAGTTCGCGAGCGGCCCAGATGACCTAGTAATCGTGCTCGATCCGGGTCAGAGCTTTGGCACGGGCGACCACCCGACGACGCGCATGTGCCTGGAGCTCCTAGAGACGCTTCCGGTTCAGGGGGTCAGCGTCGCCGACGTCGGCTGCGGCAGTGGCGTCCTGAGCATCGGCGCCGGCTTGCTTGGGGCTGCAAGCATCCACGCGGGCGACATCGAGGCGTCTTGCGTCATCTCCACCCTTGAAAATGCGGAGCGCAACGGGATTGCGCTGATGGCAGCTGAGAGCAAGGGTTTCGACGATTTCCCGCCCGGCGAGTACGATCTTGTACTCTCGAACATCATTAGCGCCGCCCTCATTCGGCTCGCCCCCGAGACCGCAACGCGCGTCAAATCCGGCGGATCTTGGATCGTGAGTGGCGTCATCGACGGCAACTGGCCCGATGTGCTCGAAGCTGCCGAGCGGGCAGGATTCATTCTAGTGGAGCGCAAACAGGAGAACGAATGGACAGCCGCTCACTTCCGCCGCTAA